In candidate division Zixibacteria bacterium HGW-Zixibacteria-1, the following are encoded in one genomic region:
- a CDS encoding ADP-forming succinate--CoA ligase subunit beta yields the protein MRLYEYEGKGLFAKSRIPIPEGRLAATPAEAEAIAAEWNKPVVLKSQVLTGGRGKAGGIKIAETVADAKATAEKLFQLKIKGFPVEKILIEPKLNIAREFYVGVTIDRLNYKLVVIASGEGGVDIEETAEKHPEKIFRKSFDIDQKLYNFDGVEIAKSLGLDADHAKVAAGIILNLYDLFKKYDAKLAEINPLVLTAEGKLIAADSRISLDDDAVFRHPELAEMGIEKRHEEGEMTPREQQATEWGIPYLDLDGNIGMFPGGAGFGIMGNDFIHYYGGKPANFMDSGGGPTPERLAKMLVLLDENPNVKAIFGARFGGISRCDDFAKGVIMFLKEHGLSKPMVCRMTGNMWQEGVRLFEEAKKENSKLFEHFEFHGIETPIEVISKRAVELANEAEGGK from the coding sequence ATGCGTCTTTATGAATATGAGGGCAAAGGGCTCTTCGCCAAGTCCCGGATTCCGATCCCTGAGGGCCGCCTGGCGGCAACCCCGGCCGAGGCGGAAGCCATTGCCGCCGAATGGAATAAGCCGGTGGTGCTGAAATCCCAGGTGCTCACCGGAGGGCGGGGCAAGGCGGGCGGTATCAAAATTGCCGAGACCGTGGCTGATGCCAAAGCGACCGCCGAAAAATTGTTTCAATTGAAAATCAAAGGTTTCCCCGTGGAAAAAATCCTGATCGAGCCGAAACTCAATATCGCCAGGGAATTTTATGTGGGGGTTACGATCGACCGGCTCAATTACAAGCTGGTGGTGATTGCCTCAGGAGAGGGCGGGGTCGACATTGAAGAAACGGCCGAGAAGCATCCCGAGAAAATTTTCCGCAAGTCTTTCGATATCGATCAGAAGCTTTACAATTTCGATGGTGTTGAAATCGCCAAGTCGCTTGGACTGGATGCCGATCACGCAAAAGTTGCGGCCGGCATTATCCTGAATTTGTATGATCTTTTCAAAAAATATGATGCCAAGCTGGCCGAAATCAATCCGCTGGTTCTTACGGCCGAGGGGAAACTGATTGCCGCCGACAGCCGGATATCGCTTGATGATGATGCGGTTTTCCGGCATCCGGAACTGGCCGAGATGGGTATCGAGAAACGGCATGAAGAAGGTGAGATGACGCCTCGCGAGCAGCAGGCGACCGAATGGGGAATTCCATATCTCGATCTTGACGGCAATATCGGGATGTTTCCGGGCGGGGCCGGGTTCGGTATCATGGGCAATGATTTTATTCATTATTACGGCGGCAAACCGGCCAATTTTATGGATTCGGGCGGCGGCCCGACCCCGGAGCGGCTGGCCAAGATGCTGGTGCTTCTGGACGAGAACCCGAATGTCAAGGCGATTTTCGGCGCCCGGTTCGGCGGGATATCGCGCTGTGATGATTTTGCCAAGGGTGTTATCATGTTTCTCAAGGAACATGGCCTGTCCAAGCCGATGGTTTGCCGGATGACCGGCAACATGTGGCAGGAGGGGGTCCGGTTGTTCGAAGAGGCCAAAAAGGAAAATTCAAAGTTGTTTGAGCATTTCGAATTTCATGGTATCGAGACGCCGATCGAGGTTATTTCCAAGCGGGCCGTGGAACTGGCGAATGAAGCGGAAGGGGGCAAGTGA
- a CDS encoding heterodisulfide reductase: MPIFISTRESDDQLRKKVMEISGQNFQQCYQCGTCSGSCPMVDHITVFPRRIMALLQLGNRKALEEANTPWVCASCHTCMVRCPRGIDITKVMEALRLIKLRQNIDHIEPKKLKPDQVAEMPQIAMVSGFRKMTS; encoded by the coding sequence ATGCCAATATTCATATCAACGCGCGAATCAGACGATCAGCTTCGCAAAAAAGTAATGGAAATCAGCGGACAGAATTTCCAGCAGTGCTACCAGTGCGGAACATGCTCCGGCTCATGCCCCATGGTCGACCATATTACCGTCTTCCCCCGCCGGATCATGGCCCTTCTGCAACTGGGCAACCGCAAGGCGCTGGAAGAGGCCAACACCCCGTGGGTTTGTGCTTCATGCCACACCTGCATGGTTCGCTGCCCTCGTGGTATCGACATTACCAAGGTCATGGAAGCGCTGCGCCTGATCAAACTACGCCAGAACATCGACCACATCGAGCCAAAAAAACTCAAACCGGATCAAGTGGCCGAGATGCCGCAAATTGCGATGGTGTCCGGGTTCCGCAAGATGACATCATGA
- a CDS encoding heterodisulfide reductase, subunit B, whose amino-acid sequence MKIAYYPGCTLKTKAKNLEMSALACLDALGIEYEELPRWNCCGAVFSLADDDLIHMVAPVRDLIRVQERGEDTVLTLCSMCYNTLARANDLMKNDEEKRKTINDFMDEEPDYEGNVKVVHFLDFIRDNYGFDKLKDKITKPLTGMKVAPYYGCTLLRPKEVALDRPDNPQVLHQFIEALGAEVIDFPSATKCCGAYQVLGAPDAALQVSYEIISDAVKNGAEALALTCPLCDYNMGKRQDQMLEKYEGAQDLPVYYFTQLLALALGIAPEVSHLELNRESARELLKTKNMIKA is encoded by the coding sequence ATGAAGATTGCTTATTATCCCGGATGTACGCTTAAGACCAAGGCCAAAAATCTCGAGATGTCGGCTCTGGCCTGTCTTGATGCCCTTGGCATCGAATACGAAGAACTCCCCCGTTGGAACTGCTGCGGTGCGGTTTTCTCGCTCGCCGATGATGATCTGATTCACATGGTTGCACCGGTGCGCGATTTGATCCGCGTCCAGGAACGCGGCGAGGATACGGTCCTGACGCTCTGCTCGATGTGCTATAACACCCTGGCCCGCGCCAACGACCTGATGAAAAACGACGAGGAAAAGCGCAAGACGATCAATGATTTCATGGATGAGGAGCCCGATTACGAAGGTAATGTCAAAGTCGTGCATTTCCTTGACTTCATCCGCGACAATTACGGCTTCGATAAATTAAAAGATAAAATCACGAAACCTTTGACCGGCATGAAGGTGGCCCCGTACTACGGATGCACTCTTCTGCGCCCCAAAGAGGTTGCGCTCGACCGCCCGGATAACCCGCAGGTCCTTCATCAATTCATCGAGGCGCTGGGCGCCGAGGTGATCGATTTTCCGTCGGCGACCAAATGCTGCGGCGCTTATCAGGTGCTGGGTGCACCCGACGCCGCCCTGCAGGTATCATACGAGATTATCAGCGATGCCGTCAAAAACGGCGCTGAAGCGCTCGCCCTGACCTGCCCGCTGTGCGATTACAATATGGGCAAACGGCAGGATCAGATGTTAGAAAAATACGAAGGCGCGCAGGACCTGCCGGTGTACTATTTCACGCAGCTTCTGGCGCTTGCATTGGGAATTGCGCCCGAAGTATCGCATCTGGAGCTCAACCGCGAGAGCGCCCGGGAGCTTCTTAAGACAAAGAATATGATTAAGGCATAA